From one Rosa rugosa chromosome 4, drRosRugo1.1, whole genome shotgun sequence genomic stretch:
- the LOC133706613 gene encoding conserved oligomeric Golgi complex subunit 1, whose amino-acid sequence MRVSSTTGNEGGAAAASSRDAEGLFRTKGITEIRNVESATRKQIQAKKEELRQLVGTRYRDLIDSADSIVLMKRSAHSISRNLSSVHHAVIHSLSLSSSSSSSSSSLSNSDSKSSVRIYGIACRVKYLVDTPENIWGCLDESMFLESAARYVRASHVHFTLTTLHKPFLSHFPLLQHQWQIVDSFKSQISQRARDRLSDHRQSNNLPVSSYADALAAVALIDDLPPQHVLSLFLDTRKAWVSHILNTSTSSVECSPHVVSVLCEALRVIQVTVGQVGELFLRVFNDMPLFYKVILGCPPPSQLFGGIPNPDEEVKLWNSFRDKLESAMVMLDKDYIAKASSSWLADCGAQMVDKINGRYLIDAIGSGKELASAERLIRETMNSKEVLEGSLEWLKKVFGSQIDLPWSRMSELVLGDDSDLWDSIFESGFVGRMKVIVDSRFEKLKTAANINDGEAIEFLGAGGGVWFIESKSNSKKATALPCEENCLNFYFGPQVSDIRDAVDSSCQDVLDDLLSFLESPKAAVRLKNLAPYLQDKCFQTISIILEQLSSELDNLEKGSNKQKLLTVERALFIGRLLFALQNHSKHIPLVLGPPRSWVNESESAVFDKLPSLLRQSRAPTDSHVLDSPLGSKRHTSSATAALLGASQSASPKLEELNVTMRNLRIRAHTFWMTWLSDELSVILSHDLEKDDALSSSTPLRGWEETVVRQEQSDDNQSEMKIWLPSMPSLYVVSFLFRICEEVHRIGGHVLDKIILQKFALQLLEKVIGIYGDFLSNLDAGGSQVSEKGVLQILLDLRFVFDVLSGGDSNLNEERKTKCTFRRKQDQSRMKSATRERFDGLIHHFSQRLDPIDWLTYEPYLWENEKQSYLRHAVLFGFFVQLNRMYTDTVQKLPTNSESNIMRCSSVPRFKYLPISAPALSSRGTAAKASIQTSSDDISSRSSWKAYTNGELSRSIDLDDNSSFGVAVPILKSFMQAGSRFGESTLKLGSMLTDGQVGIFKDRSAAAMSTFGDILPAHAAGLLSSFTASRSDS is encoded by the exons ATGAGGGTGAGTTCGACGACGGGCAATGAGGGAGGAGCGGCGGCGGCTTCTTCTAGGGACGCGGAAGGGCTGTTCCGCACCAAAGGCATCACCGAGATTCGCAATGTCGAATCGGCGACGCGGAAGCAGATCCAGGCCAAGAAGGAGGAGCTCCGTCAACTCGTCGGCACTCGCTACCGCGACCTCATCGACTCCGCCGACTCCATCGTCCTCATGAAGCGCTCCGCCCACTCCATCTCCCGCAACCTCTCCTCCGTCCACCACGCCGTCATccactccctctctctttcttcttcttcttcttcttcttcttcttctctctccaatTCCGATTCCAAGTCCTCCGTCCGCATCTACGGAATCGCCTGCCGGGTCAAGTACCTGGTCGACACCCCCGAGAACATCTGGGGCTGCCTCGACGAGTCCATGTTCCTCGAGTCCGCCGCCCGCTACGTCCGCGCCAGCCACGTCCACTTCACCCTCACCACCCTCCACAAGCCCTTCCTCTCTCACTTTCCTCTCCTCCAGCACCAATGGCAGATCGTCGACAGCTTCAAGTCCCAGATCTCCCAGCGCGCCCGCGACCGCCTCTCCGATCACCGCCAATCCAACAACCTCCCCGTCTCCTCCTACGCCGACGCTTTGGCTGCCGTCGCTCTCATCGACGACCTCCCTCCCCAACACGTCCTCTCCCTCTTCCTCGACACCCGCAAGGCCTGGGTTTCCCACATTTTGAATACTTCCACTTCCTCAG TTGAATGCTCCCCCCACGTTGTTTCGGTCCTTTGCGAGGCCCTCAGGGTTATTCAGGTCACTGTGGGCCAGGTTGGGGAATTGTTTCTCCGGGTTTTCAACGACATGCCTCTGTTTTACAAGGTGATCCTGGGTTGCCCTCCTCCCTCTCAACTCTTTGGCGGCATTCCCAACCCGGATGAGGAGGTCAAGCTTTGGAATTCCTTCAGGGACAAGTTGGAGTCTGCCATGGTAATGCTGGACAAAGACTATATTGCGAAAGCTTCTTCTTCATGGCTTGCCGACTGTGGAGCTCAGATGGTGGATAAGATCAATGGCAGGTATCTCATTGATGCTATTGGCAGCGGCAAAGAGCTTGCCTCCGCTGAGAGATTGATAAGGGAGACTATGAACAGCAAAGAGGTCTTGGAAGGAAGCTTGGAGTGGCTTAAGAAAGTTTTCGGATCCCAAATTGACCTGCCATGGAGTAGAATGAGTGAACTTGTTCTGGGAGATGATTCAGACCTCTGGGACAGTATCTTTGAAAGTGGATTTGTCGGGAGGATGAAGGTGATTGTGGACTCCAGGTTTGAGAAGCTCAAGACGGCTGCCAATATTAATGATGGTGAGGCCATTGAATTCCTAGGTGCAGGTGGTGGAGTTTGGTTTATAGAATCCAAATCCAATAGTAAGAAGGCTACTGCTCTGCCATGTGAGGAGAACTGTCTCAATTTCTATTTTGGTCCTCAAGTTAGTGATATTAGGGATGCGGTGGATAGCAGCTGTCAGGATGTGCTTGATGACCTCCTCTCTTTTCTGGAGTCTCCAAAGGCAGCTGTCAGATTAAAGAATCTGGCACCCTATCTACAAGACAAGTGTTTCCAAACTATATCCATCATATTGGAGCAACTAAGTAGTGAGCTTGATAATTTGGAAAAGGGCAGCAACAAGCAAAAGCTGCTAACCGTTGAAAGGGCTCTATTCATTGGGAGACTCTTGTTTGCATTGCAGAACCACTCCAAACACATTCCCTTAGTACTTGGCCCTCCAAGGTCTTGGGTGAATGAAAGTGAGTCTGCAGTTTTCGACAAGTTACCATCCTTATTGAGACAGTCTAGAGCCCCCACCGATTCTCATGTGCTTGATAGCCCCTTGGGCTCTAAAAGACACACCTCATCTGCTACTGCTGCACTGCTTGGAGCCAGCCAAAGTGCAAGCCCTAAACTTGAAGAGCTTAATGTGACTATGCGAAATCTCCGCATTAGAGCGCACACTTTCTGGATGACTTGGCTATCCGATGAGCTCTCAGTTATACTTTCCCATGATCTAGAAAAGGACGATGCTTTGTCATCCTCAACTCCCCTGAGG GGTTGGGAAGAGACAGTAGTTAGGCAAGAGCAGTCTGATGATAACCAATCAGAGATGAAAATATGGCTCCCATCCATGCCGTCTCTCTATGTTGTCTCATTTCTATTCCGTATATGTGAAGAAGTTCATCGAATAGGAGGTCATGTCCTTGACAAAATAATTCTGCAAAAATTTGCATTACAACTGTTGGAAAAG GTCATTGGCATTTATGGCGACTTCCTTTCTAATCTAGATGCTGGTGGGTCTCAAGTGTCAGAAAAAGGAGTTTTGCAGATTTTGTTAGACTTGAGATTTGTTTTTGATGTCCTCTCTGGGGGTGATTCTAATTTGAATGAGGAGCGGAAGACAAAATGTACTTTCAGAAGGAAGCAGGACCAAAGCCGTATGAAGTCAGCTACTAGAGAGCGTTTTGATGGGTTGATACATCATTTTTCACAAAGATTGGATCCCATAGACTGGCTTAC GTACGAGCCGTATCTCTGGGAAAATGAGAAGCAGTCCTACCTCCGGCATGCCGTCCTTTTTGGATTCTTTGTGCAACTTAATCGCATGTACACAGACACTGTTCAGAAACTTCCTACTAATTCAGAGTCCAATATCATGAGATGCTCTTCAGTTCCTCGCTTTAAGTACCTTCCAATCAG TGCCCCAGCATTGTCTTCAAGAGGGACAGCAGCTAAGGCATCCATTCAAACATCTTCCGATGATATTTCTTCAAGAAGTAGCTGGAAAGCTTATACAAATGGAGAGCTGTCCAGAAGTATTGATTTGGATGATAACTCAAGTTTTGGGGTTGCAGTACCAATCTTAAAATCTTTCATGCAG GCTGGAAGTAGGTTTGGAGAGAGCACATTAAAACTGGGATCCATGCTAACAGATGGGCAAGTGGGCATATTCAAGGATAGATCAGCCGCCGCCATGTCGACATTTGGTGACATTCTACCTGCCCACGCTGCAGGTCTCCTTTCATCATTCACAGCTTCCAGATCAGACTCTTGA
- the LOC133706614 gene encoding ABC transporter I family member 10 isoform X1: MWQLECHKMIYPSKLIHASKPFVPPVHSIPLTRTNVTEEISIEGCNLSFSVATKQGKTIPILKDCSLRIPSGQFWMLLGPNGCGKSTLLKILAGLLNPTNGTVYVKRPRSFVFQNPDHQVVMPTVEADVAFGLGKFNLTRDEVKSRVSKAANAVSMSKYLQRSVQTLSGGQKQRVAIAGALAEACKVLLLDELTTFLDESDQVGVIKAVRNSLDSSGEVTALWVTHRLEELEYADGAVYMENGRVVMHGDPASIMDFIKTRQSAYIKEINS; encoded by the exons ATGTGGCAACTAGAATGCCATAAGATGATCTATCCATCAAAACTCATACATGCCTCAAAGCCTTTTGTCCCCCCTGTGCACTCTATTCCTCTCACCAG GACTAATGTTACAGAGGAAATTTCCATAGAAGGTTGCAACTTGAGCTTCTCAGTTGCAACAAAGCAAGGTAAAACCATACCCATTCTTAAAGATTGCTCGCTTCGCATTCCGTCAGGGCAGTTCTGGATGCTTCTTGGCCCCAATGGTTGTGGGAAATCTACCCTCCTAAAG ATTTTGGCTGGTCTTTTGAATCCAACAAATGGAACTGTGTATGTGAAGAGGCCTAGgagttttgtttttcaaaacccAGACCATCAG GTAGTAATGCCTACAGTTGAAGCAGATGTGGCATTTGGTCTTGGTAAGTTCAACTTGACACGTGATGAAGTCAAATCTAGAGTGTCAAAAGCTGCAAATGCTGTTAGCATGTCGAAGTACCTGCAG AGGTCAGTTCAGACTCTTAGTGGTGGCCAGAAGCAAAGGGTTGCCATTGCCGGTGCTTTAGCTGAAGCATGCAAAGTTTTGTTATTGGATGAGCTGACAACATTTTTGGATGAAAGTGATCAG GTTGGGGTGATCAAAGCTGTGAGGAATTCCTTGGATAGTTCTGGGGAAGTTACCGCATTATGGGTCACTCATCGCCTGGAAGAACTTGAGTATGCAGATGGTGCTGTTTATATGGAAAATGGGAGAGTTGTGATGCATGGCGATCCAGCAAGCATTATGGATTTTATTAAAACCAGGCAATCAGCATATATCAAGGAAATCAATTCTTGA
- the LOC133706614 gene encoding ABC transporter I family member 10 isoform X2 — MWQLECHKMIYPSKLIHASKPFVPPVHSIPLTRTNVTEEISIEGCNLSFSVATKQGKTIPILKDCSLRIPSGQFWMLLGPNGCGKSTLLKVVMPTVEADVAFGLGKFNLTRDEVKSRVSKAANAVSMSKYLQRSVQTLSGGQKQRVAIAGALAEACKVLLLDELTTFLDESDQVGVIKAVRNSLDSSGEVTALWVTHRLEELEYADGAVYMENGRVVMHGDPASIMDFIKTRQSAYIKEINS, encoded by the exons ATGTGGCAACTAGAATGCCATAAGATGATCTATCCATCAAAACTCATACATGCCTCAAAGCCTTTTGTCCCCCCTGTGCACTCTATTCCTCTCACCAG GACTAATGTTACAGAGGAAATTTCCATAGAAGGTTGCAACTTGAGCTTCTCAGTTGCAACAAAGCAAGGTAAAACCATACCCATTCTTAAAGATTGCTCGCTTCGCATTCCGTCAGGGCAGTTCTGGATGCTTCTTGGCCCCAATGGTTGTGGGAAATCTACCCTCCTAAAG GTAGTAATGCCTACAGTTGAAGCAGATGTGGCATTTGGTCTTGGTAAGTTCAACTTGACACGTGATGAAGTCAAATCTAGAGTGTCAAAAGCTGCAAATGCTGTTAGCATGTCGAAGTACCTGCAG AGGTCAGTTCAGACTCTTAGTGGTGGCCAGAAGCAAAGGGTTGCCATTGCCGGTGCTTTAGCTGAAGCATGCAAAGTTTTGTTATTGGATGAGCTGACAACATTTTTGGATGAAAGTGATCAG GTTGGGGTGATCAAAGCTGTGAGGAATTCCTTGGATAGTTCTGGGGAAGTTACCGCATTATGGGTCACTCATCGCCTGGAAGAACTTGAGTATGCAGATGGTGCTGTTTATATGGAAAATGGGAGAGTTGTGATGCATGGCGATCCAGCAAGCATTATGGATTTTATTAAAACCAGGCAATCAGCATATATCAAGGAAATCAATTCTTGA